From the Lathyrus oleraceus cultivar Zhongwan6 chromosome 4, CAAS_Psat_ZW6_1.0, whole genome shotgun sequence genome, one window contains:
- the LOC127075870 gene encoding probable methyltransferase PMT15 — protein sequence MVNMNITFATLLHNIKSKKSNLLLTNLYFITFATFLCTFFYLFGLWHHYPSTTVISATGYTTTTTSAGASSTCFQPDNTTEAKSSPSPPLPLSSFVKLDFTASHHLPDPPPTTARVSHLPPCDSSLYEYTPCEDQKRSLRFPRNKLIYRERHCPLPEENLRCRIPAPFGYRLPLRWPESRDSAWYANVPHKELTVEKKKQNWIRFEGNRFKFPGGGTMFPRGASAYIDDVGKFINLKDGSIRTAIDTGCGVASWGAYLLSRDILTVSFAPRDTHEGQVQFALERGVPALIGILASIRLPYPSRAFDMAHCSRCLIPWGQYDGMYLTEVDRVLRPGGYWILSGPPINWERHWKGWERTKESLNDEQDAIENVAKSLCWKKLVQKGDLAIWQKPTNHMHCKIKRKIFKTRPFCDEAQNPDMAWYTKLDTCLTPLPEVDNVKEVAGGELSKWPKRLTSIPPRISSESLKGITSEIFKENTELWKKRVSHYKTLDPQLAEHGRYRNILDMNSHMGGFAAALVDDPVWVMNIVPVEAEINTLGVIYERGLIGTYQNWCEAMSTYPRTYDFIHGDSVFSLYQNRCSMENILLEMDRILRPQGGVILRDDVDVLTKVKSIADEMQWDARITDHEEGPYEREKILVAVKQYWTAPQAEQ from the exons ATGGTTAATATGAATATTACCTTTGCAACACTACTTCACAATATCAAATccaaaaagtcaaacttattgTTGACCAATCTTTATTTTATCACCTTTGCAACTTTTCTCTGCACCTTCTTTTACCTCTTTGGTCTCTGGCATCACTACCCTTCCACCACCGTTATCTCCGCCACAGGTTATACAACTACCACCACCTCCGCCGGAGCTTCCTCCACATGCTTCCAGCCTGACAATACCACCGAAGCCAAATCATCACCATCACCACCACTACCATTATCATCATTCGTCAAGCTAGACTTCACCGCCAGTCACCATCTCCCTGATCCACCACCAACGACAGCGCGTGTATCTCACCTCCCTCCCTGTGATTCCTCTCTCTATGAATACACTCCCTGCGAGGATCAGAAACGGTCCCTGAGGTTTCCTAGAAACAAGCTTATATACCGGGAGAGACACTGTCCGTTGCCGGAGGAGAATCTCCGGTGTAGGATTCCAGCGCCGTTTGGTTACCGGTTGCCGTTGCGATGGCCGGAGAGCCGTGACTCGGCTTGGTATGCTAACGTACCGCATAAGGAGTTAACTGTGGAGAAGAAAAAACAGAACTGGATCCGGTTCGAAGGAAACCGGTTCAAGTTCCCCGGAGGCGGAACCATGTTTCCACGTGGCGCAAGCGCGTACATTGATGATGTTGGGAAGTTTATCAATCTCAAAGACGGGTCTATCAGAACCGCTATCGATACCGGTTGTGGG GTTGCAAGTTGGGGAGCTTATCTTCTGTCACGTGACATATTAACAGTGTCGTTTGCACCAAGAGATACTCATGAAGGGCAGGTTCAGTTTGCTCTTGAAAGAGGTGTTCCTGCATTGATTGGAATTCTTGCTTCAATCAGACTTCCTTATCCTTCCAGAGCCTTTGATATGGCTCATTGCTCTAGGTGCCTCATTCCATGGGGCCAGTATG ATGGAATGTACTTGACTGAAGTTGATAGAGTACTGCGTCCGGGTGGATATTGGATTCTGTCAGGGCCGCCGATAAACTGGGAGAGACACTGGAAAGGATGGGAAAGGACTAAGGAGAGTCTCAATGATGAACAAGATGCAATTGAGAATGTTGCGAAAAGTTTATGCTGGAAAAAACTGGTACAGAAAGGTGATCTTGCTATATGGCAGAAACCAACCAATCATATGCATTgcaaaattaaaagaaaaatctTCAAGACCCGACCCTTCTGTGATGAGGCACAGAATCCAGATATGGCTTG GTACACAAAACTAGATACCTGTTTGACGCCACTGCCAGAGGTAGACAACGTAAAAGAAGTTGCTGGTGGGGAGTTATCGAAGTGGCCAAAGAGACTAACTTCAATTCCCCCAAGGATTAGTAGCGAAAGTTTGAAAGGAATAACATCAGAGATATTCAAAGAAAACACTGAGTTATGGAAAAAGAGAGTGTCGCACTACAAGACACTGGACCCTCAGCTAGCAGAACATGGAAGATATAGAAATATTCTTGATATGAATTCTCACATGGGAGGCTTTGCAGCTGCACTAGTTGATGATCCTGTGTGGGTCATGAACATTGTTCCTGTTGAGGCTGAAATCAACACCCTTGGTGTCATCTATGAACGTGGACTCATCGGAACCTATCAAAATTG GTGTGAAGCCATGTCCACTTATCCTCGAACTTATGACTTCATACATGGTGATTCAGTTTTTAGCCTCTACCAGAACAG ATGTAGTATGGAGAACATTCTTCTAGAGATGGACCGGATTTTGCGGCCGCAAGGTGGTGTAATTTTGCGCGACGATGTAGATGTGTTGACGAAGGTGAAGAGCATTGCAGATGAAATGCAGTGGGATGCAAGAATTACAGACCATGAAGAAGGGCCTTATGAAAGAGAAAAGATACTTGTAGCAGTCAAGCAATACTGGACAGCTCCACAAGCAGAACAATAA